Below is a genomic region from Pseudomonadota bacterium.
CCCTGGACAATGCGAGCAAACTGCGTGACGCTGTCCGGGCAATCTGGCGCTGGACAAAAGGCGCGGCGCAGAAAACCATTATCCGGTTGCTGGAAGAACAGGGAGTGGCAGTCAGCCACATCAGCGCTTTCCGGGAGCAATGGAATTGCGTCGACAGGATTGCAAGAAGCGCAGCAATCCTGTCCGGATATGCGTCGGCACTGGTTCAGCCCCACGTCTCCCTGTACAATACAGACCCTGCTGTCAGGGAACGTCATGCCGCTGAACTTCAGCACTGGGTTGATCCTGAGACCTGCAAAACTTACAGGGAGCGTCAGGAAAGGCTTGATATTGTTGTCATAAGATGTGTCGATGCCATTATCAAAGGCCGGATACCGGATCCGGAAACGCTGAAAAGGCTTCAGCAGCTGTGCCCCAACTCCCACAGCGTTATTGCCATGGCGGGGCACGTCGAACAGCTGGCTACAAAAACACGGGCTGAAAAAAGCGCCATCATCGAGAAGAAGCTGAAAAATGCCAGAACCAGTGCGATGAATTGGGAAGAAACGCTGAAAGACATGACAGACCGGAAGGCGCCCTGCGATACCGAGGCCAGAAGACTTCTGCAGGAAAGCTGGACTATTGTGGCTGAGCTGACCGCAGAACAGGCTGAACATGCGCGGACAATCGCCGAAAGTCACGAATTCCTGAAAGCCCTGAAAACAGGACGCCTGGAACGCTTTTTTGTGTCCGCCGGCGTCATATCTTCCGCACAGCTTTCCCCGGACAGGGTCGCCCTCAGGGCACAGGCCTGATGTGACAAGTGTTGTCAGGGTGGTGTGTCCTGGGCCATAAAGGTCCCATGACACAGCCAGCCACTGCTCTTCCGAAAGCCTCTCTGGGAGAAATACACGCCCTGTTGCCCTCCATGCCCGTGCCGGAGCCGCAGGCCGGCGACAGGGTCCGGGACTCCCTGTCCGGCGCCGGCAGGCTTGCAGATCTGGCCGGCTGGCTGGTCCGGTGGAGAGGGGAGCAGATTACAGGCATCCGCCATCCCCGCATTGCTGTCTTTGCCGCAACCCACGGCCATGTACCGGATTCCCTGGCCCGCACACGATCACAGATCCAGGGTATCGTGGATGGAACAACCCTGCTGAACAGGCTGTGCGAAGGCCTGAACACAGACCTGCGCCTGTATGAAATGGACCTGGACACGCCCACCGCCGACATGACCACCGGACCGGCCATGACCGAAGAGGCCTGCGCCCGCGCCATGGCCTACGGCATGATGGCGGTGGAAGCCGGCGTGGACCTGCTGTGCCCGGGAAGCCTGGGCATCGGACAGGAGACGGCGGCACTCGCCATGATCGAGGCCCTGGGCGGCCAGGATATCCCTGACAGGACAGTGCAGAAAGCGCTGGCGGCCAATCCAGCCGCCCTTCAGGATCCGTTCGGGGCCCTGCGCTGCCTGGGCGGGTATGAAATTGCCGCCATGGCCGGCGCTATCCTGGCGGCCCGTATGGGACGCATCCCTGTCCTGCTGGACGGACTGGCTACTTTTTCCGCGGCCCTCGTCCTGGAAAAAGCCTGTGCTGGCGCCACACAGCACTGCCGCATGGCCCAGCCCATGGCCCCTTCCCTCAGCTCCCTGCTGCCCATGGACTTCGTTATGGACGCAGGACTGGCAGACGGATCCGGCGCGGTTGCCGCCATTCCCCTGGTCAGGATGGCCGCAGCGATAGTTATCAGGGCGTCCTGAAAAACCCCCTGCAAAA
It encodes:
- a CDS encoding nicotinate-nucleotide--dimethylbenzimidazole phosphoribosyltransferase, yielding MTQPATALPKASLGEIHALLPSMPVPEPQAGDRVRDSLSGAGRLADLAGWLVRWRGEQITGIRHPRIAVFAATHGHVPDSLARTRSQIQGIVDGTTLLNRLCEGLNTDLRLYEMDLDTPTADMTTGPAMTEEACARAMAYGMMAVEAGVDLLCPGSLGIGQETAALAMIEALGGQDIPDRTVQKALAANPAALQDPFGALRCLGGYEIAAMAGAILAARMGRIPVLLDGLATFSAALVLEKACAGATQHCRMAQPMAPSLSSLLPMDFVMDAGLADGSGAVAAIPLVRMAAAIVIRAS